The genomic window TGATTGGGAGCTTGAATAGGTCTAGAAATTAATTTATTATCTTTTATCCCCCTAATAAATAGTAATAATTTAATATCTACAGAAGCCTCTCTTAAGTATTTCCTAACTCAAGCCTTAGCCTCAGCAGTATTATTATTTGCTATTATAATGAGATATTTAAACAATTTTCCTGTCACACAAGAAAATTCTTTATATAATGACTTAATTATTACATCGTCACTATTATTAAAAAGAGGGGCAGCCCCCTTTCATTTCTGATTTCCAAATGTTATAGAAGGCTTATCGTGAATAAACGCTTTAACTTTAATAACCTGACAAAAAATTGCCCCTCTTATATTAATCTCCTACATTTCGCCAAACAATTTTATTCTTTTAGTAATCTTTACATCAACCATTGTAGGATCTTTAGGAGGATTAAATCAAACTTCCTTACGAAAGTTAATAGCCTTTTCCTCTATCAACCACCTAGGTTGAATATTAGCGGCTATACAAACTAGTGAATCCATATGATTAATTTATTTTTCATTTTATTCATTTTTATCC from Zeugodacus cucurbitae mitochondrion, complete genome includes these protein-coding regions:
- the ND2 gene encoding NADH dehydrogenase subunit 2 is translated as MFNNSAKIMFFFILITGTMITVSSNSWLGAWMGLEINLLSFIPLMNSNNLMSTEASLKYFLTQALASAVLLFAIMMSYLNNFPVTQENSLYNDLIITSSLLLKSGAAPFHFWFPNVMEGLSWMNALTLMTWQKIAPLMLISYISPNNFILLVIFTSTIVGSLGGLNQTSLRKLMAFSSINHLGWMLAAMQTSESMWLIYFSFYSFLSFSLTFMFNNFKMFHINQLFDSFFSSKILKFMLFLNLLSLGGLPPFIGFLPKWLVIQMLVLKSQYILVTIMTVMTLITLFFYLRLCFAAFMMNYYENNWTVNMFINNFSFKTMLILSFISTFSLVLVSLVYLFL